Proteins encoded together in one Bacteroides ovatus window:
- a CDS encoding glycosyltransferase family 4 protein: MDSRFNIFFLSNMMLEKGVWTLLDACHILKDRGYDFVCNFVGKWSDIGEEEFAAYLQKHRLEDVVVAHGAKYGNDKEMYWMQADLFILPTYNECFPLVLLEAMQHGVACIASHEGGIVDIIDEGETGYIVPMKDALALAEKVAYCMEHRDLCREMGRKGRMKFECEFTLQRFEERMCDILKKLV; encoded by the coding sequence ATGGATAGCAGGTTTAATATTTTCTTTCTCTCGAACATGATGTTGGAGAAAGGGGTGTGGACGCTACTAGATGCGTGCCATATATTGAAAGATAGAGGATATGATTTTGTGTGCAATTTCGTAGGAAAATGGAGTGATATTGGCGAGGAGGAGTTTGCCGCCTATTTGCAGAAGCATAGATTAGAGGATGTAGTGGTTGCACATGGTGCGAAGTATGGTAATGATAAGGAGATGTACTGGATGCAGGCAGACCTTTTTATACTTCCTACTTACAATGAGTGTTTCCCTTTGGTTTTGCTGGAAGCAATGCAACATGGTGTGGCTTGCATTGCTAGTCATGAAGGGGGAATAGTGGATATTATTGATGAAGGTGAGACAGGATATATTGTTCCCATGAAGGATGCATTGGCTTTGGCCGAGAAGGTGGCTTATTGTATGGAACATCGTGATCTGTGTCGTGAGATGGGGCGCAAAGGTAGGATGAAATTTGAATGTGAGTTCACGCTGCAACGTTTTGAGGAACGTATGTGTGACATTCTTAAGAAATTGGTATAA